The genomic stretch TGGCCTACGGACGATGGTATCCGTGGAACGTCACCCTCGCGGTGGCCTCCGACGATCCCGCGCTCGACGACCTCGGCCGCGCGACGACGTTGTCGGGTTGGATCCTCGTCGCGGCGGGTGGCAAGCCCGGCCAATCGGACGATCGTATCCACGCGTACCTCGCGCGGGAACGCCTCGTCGAGGATCCGTTCCTCCGCGTCCCGATTCCGGGCGGGGACTTCTTCCTCACCGGGCGAGGCGTGTGCGCCGACTAAAACTTCATGAGGACGTCCGACCCCCTTGGAGGCATGAAGCGCGGCCGCCCCCACGCGAAGCTCAAGGAGCAGGCCTACCTTGCGCGCAAGGACGCGGAGGGCTACGGCCGGCCCTACGAGGCGATGCCGCTCGAGCCCGCGGAGCCGCGCGTTGCCGCCGCGAAGGACGCCGAGCCGCTCCCGCTCCTCGATGCCGTCGATCGCCGCTCCCGCCACGCGCTCAGGAAGGCGCTCGAGAGGCGGGACGCAGATTGAAATGCCGCCGCGCGCATCCGCGCGCGTGTCCCATCCTCCCCCGGGCGCGGGCCCGTTCTCGAAGCTCCTCGGCGTGACGGAGGTCCGCGCCCACGGCGACGGGCTCGAAGTCGCGCTCGAGGTGGACGAACGCCACCACAACGAAGGCGGCATCGTGCACGGCGGCGTCCAGATGGCGCTCCTCGACATGGCGATGGGCGGCGCCGTCGTGCGCACGCTCCTCCACGGCGAGTGGACGGCGACATCGAGCATGACGACGGACTTCATGCGCCCGGCGATCAAGGGTCGGCTCGTCGCGCGGGGCCGCGTCGAGCGCCGGGGGAAGCTCACGGCGTTCCCGGTCGGCGAGCTCCGCGACGCTTCGGGCGAGGTCGTCGCGCGCGCGACGGGCGTCTGGGCGATACGCACGGGTTAGCGGGTCTTCGAGCCGGGGATCGGCCGATCCCGGAACGTCGTCACTGATGCGCGACGATGACCCGCGTCGACCCCACGATGCGCACCGAATCGGTCCACGCGACCCACGCGCGACCGTCGGGGCCCACTGCGACGTCGATCGCGCCGAGGCGGAGGCGCGCGTTGTCGCAAAGCGACGCTTCGATGCAGGCGGGCCCGGTGTGCGCCGCTTCCGGGGCGACGCGCGCGGAGGAAAGCGCGACGCCGTCGACGATCTCCGTGAAGCGGATGGACCACGCGCCCTGCGACGCCGCGACGGGGGCGCCGGGCGTTTCGCTTTCGTACCATGCGACGACGG from Candidatus Thermoplasmatota archaeon encodes the following:
- a CDS encoding PaaI family thioesterase; its protein translation is MSHPPPGAGPFSKLLGVTEVRAHGDGLEVALEVDERHHNEGGIVHGGVQMALLDMAMGGAVVRTLLHGEWTATSSMTTDFMRPAIKGRLVARGRVERRGKLTAFPVGELRDASGEVVARATGVWAIRTG